A DNA window from Hevea brasiliensis isolate MT/VB/25A 57/8 chromosome 2, ASM3005281v1, whole genome shotgun sequence contains the following coding sequences:
- the LOC110652209 gene encoding tubulin alpha chain: protein MRECISIHIGQAGIQVGNACWELYCLEHGIQPDGQMPSDKTVGGGDDAFNTFFSETGAGKHVPRAVFVDLEPTVIDEVRTGTYRQLFHPEQLISGKEDAANNFARGHYTIGKEIVDLCLDRIRKLADNCTGLQGFLVFNAVGGGTGSGLGSLLLERLSVDYGKKSKLGFTVYPSPQVSTSVVEPYNSVLSTHSLLEHTDVAVLLDNEAIYDICRRSLDIERPTYTNLNRLVSQVISSLTASLRFDGALNVDVTEFQTNLVPYPRIHFMLSSYAPVISAEKAYHEQLSVAEITNSAFEPSSMMAKCDPRHGKYMACCLMYRGDVVPKDVNAAVATIKTKRTIQFVDWCPTGFKCGINYQPPTVVPGGDLAKVQRAVCMISNSTSVAEVFSRIDHKFDLMYAKRAFVHWYVGEGMEEGEFSEAREDLAALEKDYEEVGAESAEGEDGDEGDEY, encoded by the exons ATGAGAGAGTGCATCTCGATTCACATTGGTCAGGCCGGTATTCAGGTCGGAAATGCCTGCTGGGAACTTTATTGCCTTGAGCATGGCATTCAG CCTGATGGCCAGATGCCAAGTGACAAGACCGTCGGTGGAGGGGACGATgcttttaacacctttttcagcGAAACTGGTGCAGGGAAGCACGTCCCTCGCGCTGTGTTTGTTGATCTTGAGCCCACTGTTATTGATGAAGTGAGGACTGGAACTTATCGCCAGCTTTTCCACCCTGAGCAACTCATTAGTGGCAAGGAGGATGCTGCCAACAACTTTGCACGTGGCCACTATACCA TTGGGAAAGAGATTGTTGATCTCTGCTTGGACCGTATCAGAAAGCTTGCTGACAACTGCACTGGCCTCCAGGGATTCTTGGTGTTCAATGCTGTTGGAGGTGGCACTGGTTCTGGTCTTGGATCACTTCTCTTGGAGCGTCTTTCTGTTGACTATGGCAAAAAATCAAAGCTTGGTTTCACTGTTTATCCTTCGCCTCAGGTTTCCACATCAGTTGTAGAGCCATATAATAGTGTTCTTTCAACTCACTCTCTCCTTGAGCACACAGATGTTGCTGTGCTCCTTGATAATGAGGCTATCTACGACATATGCAGGCGCTCTCTTGACATCGAGCGTCCAACTTACACCAATCTTAACCGCCTTGTTTCTCAG GTGATTTCATCCCTCACCGCCTCTTTGAGGTTTGATGGAGCTCTTAATGTGGATGTCACAGAGTTCCAGACCAACCTGGTTCCCTATCCCAGGATCCATTTCATGCTTTCCTCTTATGCCCCTGTCATCTCGGCTGAGAAGGCATATCATGAACAGCTTTCAGTGGCTGAGATCACCAATAGCGCTTTTGAGCCCTCCTCCATGATGGCCAAGTGTGACCCACGCCATGGCAAGTACATGGCTTGCTGCTTGATGTACCGGGGTGATGTTGTGCCCAAGGATGTGAATGCAGCTGTTGCCACCATCAAGACTAAGCGCACAATCCAGTTTGTTGATTGGTGCCCTACTGGATTCAAGTGCGGTATCAACTATCAGCCACCAACTGTTGTTCCAGGAGGCGACCTTGCTAAGGTGCAGAGGGCTGTCTGCATGATCTCCAATTCCACGAGTGTTGCGGAAGTCTTCTCTCGCATTGACCACAAGTTTGATCTCATGTATGCCAAGCGTGCCTTTGTGCATTGGTATGTCGGCGAGGGCATGGAAGAAGGAGAGTTCTCAGAGGCTCGTGAGGATCTTGCTGCCCTGGAGAAGGATTATGAGGAGGTTGGTGCTGAATCTGCCGAAGGGGAGGATGGTGACGAAGGAGATGAGTATTGA